The Solanum dulcamara chromosome 2, daSolDulc1.2, whole genome shotgun sequence region tACACAGCTTTCgaaccaataaaatacttttgTTAGTAAAAAATGGGCTGCATAGTGTGGTTCACACATTGACTCTACAACCAACCACTGGTCACTGAATAAGATCTTGAACTTGCATCTTGCCTATGGACTCTGTTATTTAATAAGTTAAAGTTTTCTGAAATTCTCCTCGATGGGATAGCTTTTCGACTAGGCATAATAGACTCTTCTTCGTGGACATGTTGATGCTCTGATCAATCATCTGTCTGGGTATTGCTTCTCTATTCACTAATCTGCTTTAATGATAATTCTGAAGATTTGAGTTTGTTTCACCTTTTCTGCAGAAACTGGTGGTCACTGCAGTGTCTCTGGCCATTGCACGAGATGGTGCTAGTGGTGGAGTTGTTCGGACTGTAACTGTGAGTTTATAAGTCTGCTTTATGCTTGTTCAAGTGTCATAATCTGAttcaatgaaattttatttgctTATTGAGTCTCTAATAGCAAATTATTCAAGTTAAAATAGACAGTCTTTGCTTATAAGAAATAGAATAAAGAACTTGCCTCCCCATCTATTCCTTTTATCAACCCCATGAAACTCTGCTTCTTAATGATGGTGATATTCTGACttatcgaatcatgttgctgGTCCCAGTTTACCTACATGTTTAGCAAATTTCACTCTGTACAAGAGCCCTTCATTATGCTTATATCTAGGTCTTgtaattttggagtttggatcaATTCTCCATTCTATAAACTAGTGTTATTTTGTTATGTTGTTAACAATAAATTACTTCTTCTCTaggtttttatgaattttctctCTGATAAGTGCTGTTTGTGTGCTGTATTGCTCGTTTGAAACTCcaacataatttcaacttttgTAGGATTGATAGATTCTGACCAATTTTTTACTGgccattgtttttgctttgGAACACTTTAAGCAATATCCTCATCTTATTGAAAGAGGGATCTCATGTCTCATTATGTTATTTTGATAACCAGATTAACAAAGATGGAGCTACAAGAAAGTTCTATCCAGGCGATTCCCTTCAACTTTGGCATGAAGAACTAGAGCCCGTGAACTCCTTGCTGGATGTTGTGTCTGTATCAAGTCCTGATCCAATGGTCAGTTGAAACTGGAGTATGTTTGCCCCTATTAACATGCTATAGAATTTTGTTAGCTGCTGGTGCTATACATGTACTTTTATCGCGTGTTCTGGatcatttcttcttttttcccccTTCCTTTTGTCCAGCTGCAACTTTATTAACTCTATCATGTTCTGGGGTCATTGTGTTTGTCCCTTCTTTTAATCCTGCCCTGCAATAGGTTAACATAGTTCTGAATTCTGACTGTTTCTGGTCCACATAGATTCGCCTAATTCAGTACATCTAAAAAAGTTGGGAAATTTTGGGCTAAACATGTAAGCCGAAAGTGATCCATCGAaattctttatcaaaaaaattttaattttcttttgtttgataGTTGTGTGGGTAGAAAAAGTAGTTTCATTAGTTTCTGTTTGGTAattaaataaaggaaaaactAAGTTCATGCCtcataaaaacaaaataattacaGACAAATACCCTTTTATAATCCATACctcaattcttcttcttcttcttctccggTTCGCTCCTTCCCCATTCACTCCTTTCTCAGTTCTTCTTCTCCAGTTCGCTCATTCTTTCCCAATTTTCTTTCTTCCAGTTCTTCTTCTCCGGTTTGCTCATTCTTTCCCAATTTTCCTTCTTCCCCAATGCTTCTTCAATTCAAATCAACACTCGATTCCACACAAatctcaaatcaaatcaaaattgtTGAAGAAAAAGAAGCCTGAAATTACTTCATATTAATTGGTGATCGCCTACAATCACTATTTCACAAAGTCAATCCTCAATCCTTAATGTGGAACTTCTAAGTCATCAAATGATACCATAATAATATATGACATgttgttatggtatcattgagaaACAACTAGATATTCAGAAGAATTGCacaaatactatatatatatatatatatatatatatatacacacacacacatatagtGATGGTATCAAAAAGGTTTTCCTAAGTCATTCaatgatacataaataatacTATCACACTATATTCATATATTCTCATGATATTAAAATGGAATAATTAAGGAACAACCACTGTTTCACCAAGTTAATCATCAATTCTTAATGGACTTCTAAAATCATCAATGATACCGCCACAATATATTGCGTAACAGAAAATTGCACAAATACTGAATGATACCATgatagtatatatatagtgtgATGGTATCATAAGGTTTTCCTAAGTGATTTGATGGTATACTATCAcaacatattcatatattatcatgatattgaaaTTGTATAATTGAGGAACAACCACTATTTCACCAATTTAATCCTTAATTCTTAATGAGACACTTCTATAttcctcaatgataccataacatacatttaggaaaaattgcacaaatattgaatgataccatcataatgtgtgtgtgtgtgtgtgtatatatatatatatattgtgatggtatcataaatgttgaatgataccatcatagtatatatataccgtGACAGTCAAACACGTGAATTGAGCGGGGCACATAGTGTAATTTGTTTTGGCCGAATGGGCATTAAGAGAGTTAATTAATGGTGGGCTATGGATGAATAATTAGTTTGTTTTTTGTGTCTAATAAATGTAGTTTTCCCTTgaataaataaaggaaaaattaagccccatatatatatatatattagaccATTTATTATAGATTATACATCTacgaaaaatatattaataaaataacaaaattattaCGAGTAATGACAGATTAAGAATgattaatattaatttatttttttctaattcttaTTAAATTTAATGAAGAGAAGTTAAAAAAGTTAATAATTCGCTTCTTTTACGGAAGATTAAGCTTATCAAAGTGTATCTTGTACTCTTCATATCTTTGATAATATTGTTAAAAATCATTCCAAAGATTTCTATTGACGACTCTTCATCTCTTTCAAAGATTTTGTACTGACGAGAGTTCATCTTGTTCGATATTGATAAACTATTTCCAAAGGTTTCTTACCATTTTTCACACACATGCATTTATAATTCTTGTTCTACTtttgtttctttgatttttagTGGTTTGTGTGTTAttcgattttcaaaaatatgtcttcaaattaaaaattcaaatttacttCTCGTAAAAGACCTAGATTTGATATTAATCAAACCTTGAATGATGCTCAATCTTTAATTTGCTTACATAAACTCCACCAAAAAATCGTAAGAGCAAAGGAAGTAATATGGTTCCCATTGAAATCAGTTttgccaagagaaagaaagttGATTCTCCATCTAATGGAGTGTCCGATTCTGATTATGTGTTTGAAACCCATAATAGAGGGAGTAAAAATGAtggaaaaagtaaaagaaagagaaagattGTTGATTTTGCCTCTTGTGAAGAATCACTGTGTTTAGCATTCCATGCTTAGATTGTTATCCTCACAAAATCCAACAATGATACCATTGGAAGCCTCATTGCTAAAcgatttattttgtttattgatTCCACTATGTTTGAAGTCATTGTTCATGTTGTTGAATGAACTCTTGACCATTTGTGATATCCTACTTCAAATAAATAACCCCTCAAGCTTTTTATCAGTTGCGTCCACTCTTCCCATTAACTCCTCCCACTTTTTATCAAAATGTTTATTATACTCATAAAATGAAGATTTCTTGTTTGATATACTTGTTGGATAAAAGTGGTATTATTTTGGTATAAAATTGGTTACATGTTCCCATTGcccttttataaatatttttttcatattttattttaatatcatgTGCTTTGATTTTAATAATCTTTATATAATTTTGATACGTAACAGGTCATATACTTTCATTGGCATACGCTATTGTTGATTCTGAAAATAATGCATCATGGGCAtgattttttgagaaatttaggGATACATTTAGAAAACGAGAAAATGTGTGTTTCGTCTCATATAGGAACGAAAGCATATGAAAAGATACCTCAAGGATTTACCCTGGTCAATCTCATCATGCATGCATCTGACATTTATGGTGCAATATTGAGAAAAAATGTTGGAAAAAGCTTTTCTTTGCAATGGAAAAGATGTACAGACTTCAAGAGTTTGAGGAGTTAATGGGAAGAGTGGACACAATTGATAAAAAGTTGAGGGGTTATTTATTTGAAGTAGGATATCACAAATGGACAATGACTTCAAACATAGCGGAAtcaataaacaacatataaatcAATTAGCAAGGAGGCTTCTAGTAATATCATTGTTGGATTTTATGAGGATAACAATCCAAGAATGGAATGCTAAACACAGTGAAGAAGCTCGAAACACCAAGACAAATTTAACTGTATTGGGATTCTTCACAAAAGGCAGAATCAAcaatctctctttctttttactttttccATCATTTTTACTCCCTCTTGTTATGAGTTTCAAGCCCAGAATCTGACTCTCCATTAGATGGAGAATCAACTTCCTTTTTTTTGGTAGAACTGATTTCGATGGGGAACCATATTACTTTCTTATCTCTCTAATGATTTTTTGATGTAGTTTGTGTAAGCAAATTGAAGGTTGGGGCATCATTCAAGGTCTGATTAGTATCAAACCTATGGCTTTTACAAggactaaatttgaattttgaagacatatttttgaaaatcgaaTTACACACAAAACACTATGaaacaaaagtagaaaaagaaattatagatGCATGTGTTAAAAATGgtaagaaatttttaaaaatattttatcaatatcGAACGAGATGAACACTCGTTACTACAAGTCTTTGAAAAAGATGACTGAGTCTCCAGTAGAAATCTTTGGAAAGATTTTTAACAATATTATTAAAGATATGAAGAGTACACGATACACTTATAAACCTTTTTTTGGAAGAAGTGTATAGGTATTGAGTGTCTTATTTTTGCAAGAAGTGAAGGAGATGAAGCAAATTAGTTAACTTTTTTAACTTCTCTTcattaaattagaaaaaaatagaccaaattgtaaaattatttatcattataTAGCCCATCCCAATGTAATACCCATTCGGTCCAAAATATTTGCAGTCCATACCTTCCTTTAGTTTAGGCCCAATTCCACTCATCACTCTTTAAATTTAGGCCCAATTCATCCTAGCTCAAGTCTTTTTTcctattattaattatttttattcttttctcatttattgtttttgttctattattaattattgttgttctttcttcatttattgttttgatttactcttttattcttttctcatttttttaatttatccttTATTTAAGATACTATTGGTAAtagttttattcttttttttgtgtTAGTGTATcttctttttaacttttttctctctctttattttttttttacctttttaagaaaataaaataaattatttttgttcttttcttatttcttatatttattctcttttacttttctcttcttttttttcatattatccTTAGACATCATTTGGTAACATTTTTattgtttcttttcctttttgtttgcttttattttttatttattattagtttatcttgttcttattttttaatcttgctatatttttacctttttaagaaattaaaataaattattgtgatgatattatgaaagTCTCATTGAAAAACCGAAATAaacctcaatgataccatgataatatataaatatattatcatagtaTCATGAAGGTCTCATCGAAGGAGTGAAGTAAACCTCATTATGAAAGACTCATTGAAGAATCAAAATAAACCTCAATGATACTATgccaatatataaatatattatcatagtaTAATGAAGGTCTCATTGAAGAAATGAAGTAAACATCAATGAACCATGACAGTATATAGATATGTTGTGATGGTATCATACATAATTTTAGAAGTGTTACTGATTATCTGAAATgatccttaatgataccatgtcagtatatgatatattgtgatgATATCATTGAGAAACTATGAGTCCTTCCCTTGAAGGACTGGTCAATAGTCAATGATATCGTGTTATTGTACATATAATGTGGTGATATCATTGACAAATGAGTTTGTTGTACATGAATGGTTGTAGAAAATCTTAATGATACTAAAGCAGTATATGAATATATTGTTATGTTATCGTTAAGGAATGAATAGTTTTGTAAATGAATGAATGAAGAAAACCTTAGTGCCACCACAACAGTATATTCATATACTGTGATATATCATACATGATTTGAGGAGTGTTATCAGTATATAAAATagtccttaatgataccatttttgtatataatttgttgtgatggtatcattgagAAATGTGGGTTCTCCCTTGAAGGATTGTTGGTATCATTGAGGAATGATTTGGTTGTACATGAATGAAATGTAGAAAACATTAATGATTCCATAGCaatatatgtacatattgttatgatatcattaatgaataAGTAGTATTATGAATGAATGGAGGATACTACAACAATATCTTCACATACTCTAATGGTATCATACATGATCTGAAGAGTGTTACTGATTATATGAAACAATCATGAATCTTTCCTACCTATGATTGAAAGCACTTCGAGGAATTATAGCAGAGACAGGATAAAGAATGTGTGGTTCAAGCTAAAGAATCTACAACATAAATTAAAGAGGATAAATAATTATGAATTCAAATTTATCAGTCAGAATATTGACAAGGTCAGAGAGGAGCTAAAAAATGTTTAAGAGGAGCTAATTATCCATGTTACAGATGAGCTAATTGATCAAGAGAAGGAGATCCTGATAAAACTAGAAAAATGATCTATTATAAAGGAGAGTGCTTTAAAACAAAAGTCAAATAACAAGATAGATTCAATTGGGAGAtgataacaaaaaatatttcaatgcTGTCATAAAAGAGAGAACACAGAAGAAGCAAATAAGAAATATCACTTCTCTGGCAGGAGAGAGGCTGCATGAACTTAAAGATATTCAAAATGAGTTTGTCAAGTTATAAAAGGGCCTAATGGATGCTTCAACACCGAACTTACCTGCCATTGATATTCAGATTATAAAGAGAGGGCCTGTGCTATCTAGACAACAAAGGATTAACTTGTATGCTATTATTTCAAACGAGGAGATATCTATAGAAATGCAATCAATTGGGAATGATAAGTCTCCAGGTATAGATGATTATAATGCCTACTTCTTTAATTATACTTGGCAGATCATTAAACATGATATTATTCAGACAGTTCAAAACTTCTTTATCACTGAAAAGATTCATGAACCTGTCAACTACACTTTAGTGTCACTAATTCCAAAAGGAAATAGTCCCAACACAATGAAAGAAATCAGATCTCTTGCATGTTGCACAGTTTTATACAAGATCATTTCTAAGATATTGGCCAAAAGACTACATGATGTTATGTCTACTGTTATAAGTGAAAGTCAAGCTGGATTCATACTAGGGAGAAAAATTTCTGATAATATTATGCTTGCTCACGAGTTGGTTAACGTATACACTAGGAAGAATATGTCACCTAGGTGTATGCTGAAAATTGACTTGCAAAAAGCATATGATTCAATGGAATAGAGCTATTTAGAGCAGGTAATGAAGGAGTTAGAATTTTCTGGTATGTTCACACAGTGGGTAATGAGTTGTGCTAAAACAATAAGCTATTCTATTGTGGTGAATGCAGCTAGTTCCCAAGCTTTTGTAGCTGCTAAAGGACTTAGGGATCCCATgtatccatttttatttgcaaTAGCAATGGAGTACCTCAACAGATCTCTAAATGGACTCAAAGAGGTTAAGATATTCAAATTCCATCCAAAATGCTCAAAGCTAGGAATTACACATCTATGTTTTGCAGATGATATTCTTATCTTTTTCAAGGGTGATCTGAATTCCATTAAGGCCCTCCAGTAGTgtttctctcaattctctcaGGCTTCAGGACTCCAAGCTAATCTTAACAAGAGTTCTATTTATTTTAGAGGGGTGGCACCAGAGGATAGGCAACTAATCATACTGTTATACCacattttaactcgaggtcaaatggtgtacaacatattgatgattcctaaattatttaatttaaaggagtcgccacctaattatttttttaaggtaaattaggatacctataTAATTAACTAATTTAATGCCAAAATTAACTCCATTTAATGGTCTACTAACTTATATGATTCTAGGTAATGGTTCTAGTTATTCTAAAGGAAAGGGATTAAGTATCCTTTAAAAATTCGTTAAAAATgattaccggccaaacttaggttaaaaAAACTAGAAAGGTtgcttaaaaattcaaaaataaagttGCATAGTTAAGTGAGAAAAGggttttcaaatttgaaaataacAAACAAATATTGCTTGTGCATAAAATAAGTGCGTatttaaatgaaatatttttttttttcactaaTAGCTTAGTCTAAAAAATATTGGTCTCtttatgtattaaaaaaatgaagaaaaaaaagctGCTATCATAATAACCTATTGTAATTAGAGGTATCTAAACCCAAACATCTATATAATGTTAGCTATTGcattcaaaaatatataaaaaatatattaaactaccccaaatatacacaaaaacaaaatattaaaaaatagatgaggtaaaaatattcatatattcatattcttcggatcaacgccggcttattaatcggaagacaacATATAGTATTGTCATTTTTCTGTTCGGATCGACTTCCATCATTTTCGAAGGGCCTATTTACCCCTACCCATCCTATATTCAtttgttattataatcctaGAGCGATCTaaaaaataagaacaaacaTCCTAAAGCGTGTCTATCAACCCAACTTAATATTC contains the following coding sequences:
- the LOC129880680 gene encoding proteasome subunit beta type-6 isoform X2, translating into MVALYLLLTLAPAPECMSRIGLLIRSLSSLIMSTFAALDQIQLGQPATVKVSANLARLLSYNNKDSLQTGLIVGGWDKYEGGKIYGIPLGGTVLEQPFAIGGSGSTYLYGFFDQAWKEGMTQEEAEKLVVTAVSLAIARDGASGGVVRTVTINKDGATRKFYPGDSLQLWHEELEPVNSLLDVVSVSSPDPMVIYFHWHTLLLILKIMHHGHDFLRNLGIHLENEKMCVSSHIGTKAYEKIPQGFTLVNLIMHASDIYGAILRKNVGKSFSLQWKRCTDFKSLRS